In a single window of the Chondrocystis sp. NIES-4102 genome:
- a CDS encoding peptidase S1 and S6 chymotrypsin/Hap, which produces MKWLRRSSHNRYFKWVNFRSPYLFNSTSQATKFLISIISTGVFLSGDAAKFQLKSLAVDSTNNLSSQISNIAINISVKVLDQDFLGSGLIIKHQGDRYIVVTNQHVLRAGEAPYQVQTSDGKIHSAKVLPNKLKKKDNYDLALLEFQANNTYSTAKIGKSAYLEVGERIFAAGFPYNQVENNNTVGFESSQPYNTPKFALKPGRISIVLNKALEQGYQIAYTNDVRKGMSGGALLNIQGEVIGINGKHAYPLWESPEFYQDGSQPCPALQDLITRSSLAIPIEKSIELNLQLEVLQPILELKSDHKSNLLLEDQNLVLKMQTEATEINQSCKNFEQK; this is translated from the coding sequence ATGAAATGGCTACGTAGAAGCTCACATAATCGATACTTTAAGTGGGTTAATTTCCGTAGCCCATATTTATTTAATTCAACATCTCAGGCAACAAAATTTCTGATCTCTATAATTAGCACTGGGGTTTTTTTGTCTGGGGATGCTGCAAAATTTCAACTAAAAAGTCTTGCTGTTGATTCTACTAATAATTTATCAAGTCAAATTAGTAATATAGCAATCAATATTAGTGTTAAAGTTTTAGATCAGGATTTTTTAGGATCTGGGTTAATTATTAAGCATCAAGGCGATCGCTATATAGTCGTTACTAATCAGCACGTTTTACGAGCAGGAGAAGCTCCCTATCAAGTTCAAACTAGCGATGGCAAAATACATTCAGCTAAAGTATTACCTAATAAGTTAAAGAAGAAAGATAACTATGATTTAGCCCTATTAGAGTTTCAAGCAAATAATACTTATTCAACAGCTAAAATAGGTAAGTCTGCTTATTTGGAAGTGGGAGAACGAATATTTGCTGCTGGTTTTCCCTATAATCAAGTTGAAAACAATAATACTGTAGGCTTTGAATCATCTCAGCCTTATAACACCCCAAAATTTGCTTTAAAACCAGGTCGAATTAGCATTGTTCTAAATAAAGCTTTAGAGCAAGGATATCAAATTGCCTATACCAACGATGTACGTAAGGGTATGAGTGGTGGTGCATTACTTAATATTCAAGGAGAAGTAATAGGCATTAACGGTAAACACGCCTATCCATTATGGGAATCTCCAGAATTTTATCAAGATGGATCACAACCCTGCCCTGCTTTACAGGATTTAATTACTCGCTCTAGTTTAGCTATTCCTATTGAAAAAAGTATTGAACTCAACCTGCAGTTGGAAGTTCTCCAACCAATATTAGAATTAAAAAGCGATCATAAATCAAATTTGTTGTTAGAAGATCAAAATTTAGTTTTGAAAATGCAAACTGAAGCTACAGAAATAAATCAAAGCTGTAAAAATTTTGAACAAAAATAA
- a CDS encoding biotin/lipoate A/B protein ligase: protein MSVTWRIIPPLEASGATQMAIDRYILEQHRINRHPPTIRFYTWGRATISLGYHQRDYPQAWQNLTWEGKPLDIIRRPTGGRAVLHQEDLTYMVVMSASAGKRLEVYKQICQFLVVGWRSLGVDLNYGTATKEYIQDDNCFATATGSDLVTARGCKVIGSAQLRRGKTILQHGSMILDTDSNLYRQVFGVNLEEKLLSSINPARNISRQEIIQNLTQAAIRTFKIDIVEESLSTEEWQDIASDFSLLRY from the coding sequence ATGAGTGTAACTTGGCGTATAATTCCACCCTTAGAAGCATCTGGAGCGACCCAGATGGCGATTGATCGCTATATTCTAGAACAACATCGCATCAATAGACACCCCCCAACTATTCGCTTCTATACTTGGGGGAGGGCAACTATTTCTTTAGGTTATCATCAACGAGATTATCCTCAAGCTTGGCAGAATTTAACTTGGGAAGGAAAACCCTTAGATATTATACGTCGTCCTACGGGAGGTAGAGCAGTATTACACCAGGAAGATTTAACTTATATGGTGGTTATGTCTGCATCTGCTGGTAAACGTTTAGAAGTATATAAACAAATATGTCAATTTTTAGTAGTAGGTTGGCGATCGCTTGGAGTGGATTTAAATTATGGTACAGCCACCAAGGAATATATTCAAGATGATAATTGTTTTGCCACTGCAACAGGTTCAGATTTAGTTACAGCCAGGGGATGTAAAGTTATCGGGAGTGCGCAATTACGTCGTGGTAAAACTATCTTGCAACATGGTTCAATGATCTTAGATACCGATAGTAATCTTTACCGTCAGGTATTTGGCGTAAATTTAGAAGAGAAGTTGTTAAGTAGTATTAACCCAGCCAGAAATATCTCTCGACAAGAAATAATACAAAATTTAACTCAAGCAGCAATTAGAACTTTTAAGATTGATATAGTAGAGGAATCTTTGTCTACAGAGGAATGGCAAGATATTGCCAGTGATTTCTCTTTATTGAGATACTAA
- the apcD gene encoding allophycocyanin-B, translating into MSIVSQVILKADDELRYPSSGELEGIKNFLTTGERRVRIAETLASNEKKIVDQAGKALFKQHPEYRALGGNAYGQKEYNQCLRDFGWYLRLVTYGVMAGDKGPIESSGLIGVREMYNSLEVPVPGMVDAIRCLKNAAIDLLSKEDAQEASLYFDYIIQSMS; encoded by the coding sequence ATGAGCATAGTTAGCCAAGTCATTTTAAAAGCAGATGACGAACTACGCTACCCCAGTAGCGGTGAACTAGAAGGTATTAAAAACTTTTTAACCACTGGCGAAAGACGAGTAAGGATTGCTGAAACTTTAGCAAGTAATGAAAAGAAAATTGTCGATCAAGCTGGCAAAGCTCTTTTTAAACAGCATCCAGAATATCGTGCTTTAGGTGGTAATGCTTACGGACAAAAAGAATACAATCAGTGTCTACGTGATTTTGGTTGGTATTTACGCTTAGTTACCTATGGTGTAATGGCAGGCGACAAAGGCCCAATTGAAAGTTCTGGGCTAATTGGAGTTAGAGAAATGTATAATTCTCTAGAAGTACCTGTACCTGGAATGGTAGACGCAATTCGTTGTTTGAAAAATGCAGCGATTGACCTTTTAAGTAAAGAAGATGCTCAAGAAGCTAGTCTTTACTTCGATTATATAATCCAAAGCATGAGTTAG
- a CDS encoding NC domain protein yields the protein MAKGDCIYVYRNLLQLDGLYKHYGIDCGDGTVIHYRKPSETIERTSLDIFSLGNPIYVAEYGEGFGFIPDVVVERAKNRLGEKQYNLLFNNCEHFTSWCKTGISDSKQVRNFLPIVSTLDTSKLYEPIKQALKGKHINTSELLLSEALSDIKSVWEQIQPEYQTALSEATAWKQVAKQALINQREDLARSAIARSLDYQKRANKLELELSDLATMTQNIVLNQQELAN from the coding sequence ATGGCAAAAGGTGATTGTATTTATGTATATCGCAATTTATTACAGTTAGATGGACTATATAAACACTATGGGATTGATTGTGGTGATGGAACAGTAATTCATTATCGTAAACCTAGCGAAACCATAGAAAGAACTTCCTTAGATATTTTTAGTCTTGGTAACCCAATATATGTAGCCGAATATGGCGAGGGTTTTGGGTTTATTCCTGATGTAGTGGTGGAAAGAGCCAAAAACCGTTTAGGAGAAAAACAATATAATTTACTATTTAATAATTGTGAGCATTTTACCAGTTGGTGTAAAACAGGTATTAGTGATAGTAAACAAGTTCGTAATTTCTTACCTATTGTTAGTACTCTTGATACTTCAAAACTTTATGAACCGATTAAACAGGCACTTAAGGGCAAACATATTAACACTAGTGAACTACTCCTATCAGAAGCACTAAGCGATATTAAATCAGTTTGGGAACAAATCCAACCAGAATATCAAACAGCCTTATCGGAAGCTACCGCCTGGAAACAAGTAGCCAAACAAGCTTTAATTAATCAACGTGAAGATCTAGCCAGAAGTGCGATCGCTCGCTCCCTAGATTATCAAAAACGTGCCAATAAATTAGAATTAGAACTGAGTGATTTGGCAACCATGACTCAAAATATTGTTTTAAATCAACAGGAATTGGCAAATTAA
- a CDS encoding iron-sulfur cluster binding protein homolog yields the protein MKKRVTITFPKTAIQLPLTYRLAKDFNVAANIIRAQVAPNQMGKLVVELQGDIDQIDAAIEWMRMRDISVFSAAGEIIIDQDKCVDCGLCTGVCPSEALILNPQTWRLDFRRSRCIVCEQCVPTCPVAAISTNL from the coding sequence ATGAAAAAACGGGTAACGATTACTTTTCCTAAAACCGCCATCCAACTTCCCCTTACCTATCGTCTGGCTAAAGATTTTAATGTGGCTGCAAATATTATTCGCGCCCAAGTTGCACCTAATCAGATGGGTAAATTGGTAGTGGAGTTACAGGGAGACATTGATCAAATTGATGCAGCAATTGAATGGATGAGAATGCGCGATATCAGCGTTTTTTCGGCTGCGGGGGAAATCATTATTGATCAAGATAAATGTGTAGACTGTGGGTTATGTACAGGAGTATGCCCTAGTGAGGCTTTAATTCTCAATCCTCAAACCTGGAGATTAGATTTTAGACGATCGCGTTGTATTGTGTGTGAACAATGTGTTCCTACTTGTCCTGTGGCTGCCATTTCCACTAATTTATAG
- the trxA1 gene encoding thioredoxin: protein MSQTPLESNANNLVRNLVIAIAAIVLSIALFLGLQTDSSSSLESQAKNSIPLDVALNNQKPTLTEFYADWCTSCQAMAADLAQIKKTYSDRVNFVMLNVDNTKWLPEMLQYRVDGIPHFVFINDQGSAIAEAIGEQPKTILQADLDALIANQPLPYANLKGQVSQVETQVTITDDRNSDPRSHGSV from the coding sequence ATGAGCCAGACACCACTAGAATCTAATGCTAACAATTTAGTCAGAAATCTAGTTATTGCGATCGCAGCTATAGTTTTAAGTATTGCTTTGTTTTTGGGTTTGCAAACTGATAGTTCTTCTTCTTTAGAATCTCAGGCAAAAAACTCTATTCCCCTAGATGTGGCACTCAATAACCAAAAGCCAACCTTAACAGAATTTTATGCTGATTGGTGTACTAGTTGTCAGGCAATGGCAGCAGATCTCGCACAAATAAAAAAAACCTATAGCGATCGCGTTAATTTTGTCATGCTTAATGTTGATAATACTAAGTGGCTACCTGAAATGTTGCAATATCGCGTTGATGGTATTCCCCATTTTGTATTTATTAATGATCAAGGTAGTGCGATCGCCGAAGCCATTGGCGAGCAACCTAAAACTATTCTCCAAGCTGATTTGGATGCTTTAATTGCTAATCAACCCCTTCCCTACGCTAATCTAAAAGGTCAAGTTTCTCAAGTTGAAACTCAAGTTACTATAACTGATGATCGCAATAGTGATCCCCGTAGTCATGGCTCGGTTTAA
- a CDS encoding carotene 7,8-desaturase, with product MRVAIVGAGLAGMATAIDLVDAGAQVEIFESRPFVGGKVGSWVDKDGNHVEMGLHVFFGCYYNLFALMEKIGAIDNLRLKEHTHTFINKDARVGELDFRFLTGAPFNGLKAFFTTSQLSTVDKAANSLALGTSPIVRALIDPEGAMKTIRDLDKVSFADWFRSHGGNNGSLRKMWDPIAYALGFIDTENISARCMLTIFQFFATKTEASVLRMLEGSPSEYLHKPIVEYLEARGAKIHTRRRVREILFDESGNKTKVTGIVVADGESETTITADAYVCACDVPGIKKIIPSQWRKWSEFDNIYKLDAVPVATVQLRFDGWVTELHDAEQRQQLEKAAGIDNLLYTPDADFSCFADLALASPGDYYKQGEGSLLQLVLTPGDPFIKEKNEVIAHHVLEQVRQLFPSARDLNMTWYSVVKLAESLYREAPGMDPYRPPQQTPVSNFFLAGSYTQQDYIDSMEGATLSGKQAAKAILENAQQLKPVMV from the coding sequence ATGCGTGTAGCAATCGTTGGTGCAGGATTAGCTGGCATGGCAACAGCTATTGATTTAGTTGATGCTGGTGCCCAAGTTGAAATATTTGAATCTCGTCCTTTTGTAGGGGGAAAAGTTGGTAGTTGGGTAGATAAAGACGGTAACCATGTGGAAATGGGGTTACACGTATTTTTTGGCTGCTACTATAACTTATTTGCTCTGATGGAAAAAATAGGAGCAATAGATAATCTTCGTTTAAAAGAACATACTCATACTTTTATCAATAAAGATGCCAGAGTTGGTGAACTTGATTTTCGCTTCCTAACAGGTGCGCCATTTAATGGGTTAAAAGCTTTTTTTACTACATCACAACTTTCCACAGTAGATAAAGCAGCCAATTCCTTAGCTTTGGGTACAAGTCCAATAGTGCGCGCCCTAATCGATCCTGAAGGGGCGATGAAAACTATCCGCGATTTAGATAAGGTGAGTTTTGCCGATTGGTTTCGCAGTCACGGTGGCAATAATGGTAGTTTACGCAAAATGTGGGATCCTATTGCTTACGCTTTAGGTTTTATCGATACAGAAAATATTTCCGCCCGTTGTATGTTAACTATTTTCCAGTTTTTTGCAACGAAAACCGAAGCTTCTGTGTTGCGTATGTTAGAAGGTTCTCCTAGCGAATACTTACATAAACCCATAGTAGAATACCTAGAGGCGCGCGGTGCAAAAATTCATACCCGTCGTCGAGTTAGAGAGATTTTATTTGATGAGTCGGGTAACAAAACAAAAGTTACAGGGATAGTAGTAGCAGATGGCGAAAGCGAGACAACTATTACCGCCGATGCCTATGTCTGCGCCTGTGATGTGCCTGGAATAAAAAAAATTATCCCCTCCCAGTGGCGTAAATGGTCAGAGTTTGACAATATTTATAAATTAGATGCTGTACCTGTGGCGACTGTACAATTACGTTTCGACGGTTGGGTAACAGAGCTACATGATGCCGAGCAACGTCAACAGTTAGAAAAAGCTGCGGGAATTGATAACCTTTTATATACTCCTGATGCCGATTTTTCCTGTTTTGCAGATTTAGCTTTGGCTAGTCCTGGAGATTATTATAAACAGGGAGAAGGTTCATTACTGCAACTAGTTTTAACCCCAGGTGATCCTTTTATTAAGGAGAAAAACGAAGTTATCGCCCATCATGTTTTAGAACAAGTACGTCAATTATTCCCTTCTGCTAGGGACTTAAACATGACCTGGTATAGTGTGGTTAAACTAGCCGAATCTCTCTATCGTGAAGCACCTGGTATGGATCCTTATCGTCCACCTCAGCAAACACCAGTATCTAATTTCTTTTTAGCAGGTAGCTATACCCAACAGGACTATATCGATAGTATGGAAGGGGCGACATTATCGGGTAAACAAGCAGCTAAAGCTATTTTGGAAAATGCCCAACAGTTAAAACCCGTAATGGTGTAG
- a CDS encoding cyclase/dehydrase, whose amino-acid sequence MTDWLEHTVQVEVPVPIELVWGLWSDLQQMPRWMKWIDSVTILEDNPELSRWKLASGGFNFTWLSRIVQIVPYQIIEWQSVDGLPNKGAIRFYDRRGSSIVKMSFAYAVPGIIGQLMDKLIGDVVESTVQADLERFKEYAIKQKEES is encoded by the coding sequence ATGACAGACTGGCTAGAACATACCGTCCAAGTAGAAGTCCCTGTACCAATCGAATTAGTATGGGGTCTTTGGTCTGATCTACAGCAGATGCCTCGTTGGATGAAATGGATTGATTCTGTCACAATTTTAGAAGATAATCCAGAGTTATCGCGCTGGAAATTGGCTAGTGGTGGCTTCAATTTTACTTGGCTATCGCGTATTGTTCAGATTGTGCCATATCAAATAATAGAATGGCAATCGGTAGATGGTCTACCCAATAAAGGGGCGATTCGCTTTTATGATCGTCGAGGTAGTAGCATTGTTAAAATGAGCTTTGCTTATGCAGTACCTGGTATTATTGGTCAATTAATGGACAAGCTAATTGGGGATGTAGTTGAATCTACTGTGCAAGCTGATTTAGAAAGATTTAAGGAATACGCAATTAAACAAAAGGAAGAATCATAA
- a CDS encoding RNA binding S1 domain protein: protein MIDIRQLITKEFSLSSSQVNNALDLWLDGGTVPFIARYRKEQTGSLDEVQLRNIFDRYNYLDELSKRQEKILSEIAAQGKLSEELQAKIINCLNKTELEDLYLPYKPKRRTRATVAKEKGLEPLAVWIAAHNQAKISQIDLIAEASKYVDAQKQVDNIETAIAGAADILAEQVADKAEIRAYLREYFVKEGVFVSQIKDDYPEGSTKYEMYRNYSYSVSKIPPHHILALYRGESEGILNVDITIDESAILAYLEKQEIKTRVATLKEFYHSMLKDAYNRLIKPSIIREVRSDRKDYADLESIQTFEANLRNLLLASPAGMKPTLGIDPGFRTGCKVVVLSDTGKYLAYQAIYPHSGENQRQQASIIISNFINKYQIELIAIGNGTASRETDQFISEVLQQLEVKPIKVIVNESGASVYSASEVARAEFPDLDITVRGAISIGRRLQDPLAELVKIDPKSIGVGQYQHDVNQKLLKEKLEASVESCVNYVGVDLNTASKELLTFVSGISPTIANNIVSYRNEQGAFKNRKELLKVAKLGKKTFEQAAGFLRIRDGNNPLDNTAVHPESYAVIEQIAKSLNVSLKQITQVGDSLKKLDLKQFVTKEIGLPTLQDAIKELEKPGRDPREQFQYATFKEGVAEISDLTPGMILEGVVTNVVNFGAFVDIGVHQDGLVHISHLGDRFVNDPNEVVKVGQIVKIKVLQINEKLKRISLSIKEAR from the coding sequence ATGATTGATATTCGACAATTAATTACTAAAGAATTCTCCTTATCATCATCACAGGTTAATAACGCTTTAGATCTTTGGTTGGACGGGGGGACAGTCCCTTTTATTGCTCGTTATCGTAAAGAACAAACTGGTTCACTCGATGAAGTACAGTTAAGGAATATTTTTGATCGCTACAATTATCTTGATGAACTTAGTAAACGTCAAGAGAAAATACTATCGGAAATTGCAGCCCAAGGTAAGTTAAGCGAGGAATTACAAGCTAAAATAATTAATTGTCTTAATAAAACCGAACTGGAAGATTTATATTTACCTTATAAACCCAAACGACGTACTAGAGCTACTGTTGCGAAAGAAAAGGGTTTAGAGCCACTAGCAGTTTGGATTGCAGCCCATAATCAAGCAAAAATATCTCAGATAGATCTAATCGCCGAAGCCAGTAAATATGTTGATGCCCAAAAGCAGGTAGATAACATAGAAACTGCCATTGCAGGAGCAGCAGATATCTTAGCCGAGCAAGTGGCAGATAAAGCCGAAATTCGAGCTTATTTACGGGAATATTTTGTCAAAGAGGGTGTATTTGTCTCCCAAATTAAAGATGATTACCCCGAAGGTAGTACTAAATATGAAATGTATCGCAACTATAGTTATAGTGTAAGTAAGATTCCGCCTCACCATATATTAGCTCTCTATCGTGGCGAAAGTGAAGGTATTTTAAATGTTGATATAACTATCGATGAATCGGCAATCTTAGCTTATCTAGAGAAGCAAGAAATTAAGACAAGGGTAGCCACATTAAAAGAATTTTACCATTCAATGCTTAAGGATGCCTATAACCGTCTGATTAAACCATCTATAATTAGGGAAGTTAGAAGCGATCGCAAGGATTATGCTGATTTAGAATCTATTCAAACTTTTGAAGCTAATCTACGTAACCTATTACTCGCCTCGCCTGCGGGAATGAAACCAACCTTGGGTATCGATCCTGGATTTCGTACAGGGTGTAAAGTGGTGGTGTTGTCGGATACAGGGAAGTATTTAGCCTATCAGGCAATCTATCCCCATTCAGGAGAAAACCAAAGACAACAAGCAAGCATAATTATTAGCAATTTTATCAATAAATATCAGATCGAATTAATTGCGATCGGTAATGGCACGGCTTCTAGGGAAACAGATCAGTTTATTAGCGAAGTTTTACAACAATTGGAAGTTAAACCGATTAAAGTAATTGTTAATGAATCTGGAGCGTCGGTTTATTCTGCTAGTGAAGTGGCGCGTGCGGAATTTCCTGATTTAGATATTACCGTGCGAGGAGCAATTAGTATTGGTAGAAGGTTACAAGATCCTTTGGCAGAATTGGTAAAAATAGATCCTAAATCTATTGGGGTAGGGCAATATCAGCATGATGTTAACCAAAAATTATTAAAGGAAAAATTGGAAGCGAGTGTTGAAAGTTGTGTTAATTATGTTGGGGTAGATTTAAATACCGCATCAAAAGAATTACTGACTTTTGTATCAGGAATATCCCCCACAATTGCCAATAATATTGTAAGTTACCGCAACGAACAAGGAGCTTTTAAAAATAGAAAAGAACTATTAAAAGTAGCTAAGTTAGGTAAGAAAACTTTTGAACAAGCAGCAGGGTTTTTAAGAATTCGTGATGGTAATAATCCTTTGGATAATACAGCAGTGCATCCTGAAAGTTATGCCGTAATTGAACAAATAGCCAAAAGTCTTAACGTTTCCCTCAAGCAAATTACGCAAGTAGGAGATAGTTTAAAAAAGTTGGATCTTAAACAATTTGTGACTAAAGAAATTGGTTTACCAACCCTACAAGATGCTATCAAAGAATTAGAAAAACCAGGACGTGATCCAAGAGAACAATTTCAATACGCTACTTTTAAAGAAGGAGTTGCCGAAATTAGTGATTTAACCCCAGGAATGATCTTAGAGGGAGTAGTGACTAATGTAGTTAACTTTGGTGCTTTTGTAGATATTGGTGTACATCAAGACGGTTTAGTACATATTTCTCACTTAGGCGATCGCTTTGTCAATGATCCTAATGAAGTTGTTAAAGTTGGACAAATAGTTAAAATTAAGGTTTTGCAAATTAATGAAAAGCTAAAAAGAATTAGTTTATCTATTAAAGAAGCACGATAA
- a CDS encoding TrkA protein has protein sequence MYVLIGGAGLLGLSLAQKLVELGHTVGVIDPDYTACRYAREQVGAMAFEGSAVSTQVLLEAGICKADALAAVLRSDALNLAMVTLAKHYGVPHILSRMRHSDFADPLRLSGANHIISTVDIAVTTMVNAIEYPQIESMMHFEQAQIEVLKLSIPKNGCIVGRKVAEIAQDFRFPKGSLIIGYQPHPHEDLTIPNGSTILEPNSTVLIVTKPGSLHQIIDFIKDCK, from the coding sequence ATGTACGTACTAATTGGTGGTGCAGGCTTGCTAGGGCTAAGTTTGGCGCAAAAACTAGTAGAATTGGGACACACTGTTGGAGTTATTGATCCAGACTACACTGCTTGCCGTTATGCCCGTGAACAAGTAGGAGCTATGGCTTTTGAAGGAAGTGCAGTCAGTACACAAGTTTTGTTAGAAGCAGGAATTTGTAAAGCTGATGCCTTAGCTGCTGTATTAAGAAGTGATGCTTTAAACTTAGCAATGGTAACTCTCGCTAAACACTACGGTGTTCCTCATATTCTGTCTCGGATGCGTCATTCTGATTTTGCTGATCCTCTGCGTTTGTCGGGAGCAAATCATATCATTAGTACCGTAGATATAGCAGTAACTACTATGGTCAATGCAATTGAGTATCCACAAATAGAATCAATGATGCATTTTGAGCAAGCGCAGATTGAGGTGTTAAAACTTTCTATCCCCAAAAATGGTTGTATCGTTGGTCGTAAGGTTGCTGAAATTGCTCAAGACTTCCGTTTTCCCAAAGGTTCTCTAATTATTGGATATCAACCCCATCCTCACGAAGATTTAACGATTCCTAATGGTAGTACAATACTTGAACCTAATTCAACTGTGCTAATTGTGACAAAACCTGGGTCGTTACATCAAATAATTGATTTTATTAAAGATTGTAAATAA
- a CDS encoding sodium/hydrogen exchanger → MNVASLITVSIILLLLATGVALLTRQLRIPYVTGLVLAGLPITDILSRPLGLDPSLVLNLFLPILIFDAGINTDISRLRSTFKPIALLAVPGAIFSGAIIALILKFGLELTWIPALFVGVILANTDTVSMIAVFKEIPVPSRLSTIVEGETLFNDAAALVAFNLILQVYSTGSLTVVEGIQQLLFIALGGCLVGLIFGYLSIPIFYRLDDPLSSLLLTVAVALGTFQVGQFIGVSGAVSVVVAGLIFGNFGLTSNISASSRITLLSFWEYASFTVNTFIFLLIGVEINLLTLWMTLPAILLAVLAYQVGRVLTVYPLLAMVRWFDRPIPLRWQHLLFLGNIKGSLSMALALSLPATLPGRESLITLVFGSVLISLVGQGLSLPWVVKRLKLSKFSATQQQVEELQAQLITAKAAQDELDSLLKSGVLPKAVYEQMRSAYQVQIAGAEKTLRELYNRRRDEFDIKGGEHKKLDAIRRRLLLAEKAALNEAMRKQILSEEIARVRLKKIDQQLLKLEDD, encoded by the coding sequence GTGAATGTTGCTTCTTTAATCACTGTTTCAATTATCCTTCTGCTTCTAGCTACTGGAGTTGCCTTATTAACCCGACAACTTCGTATTCCCTACGTAACAGGTTTAGTGTTAGCAGGTTTGCCAATTACTGATATATTATCTCGTCCCCTTGGTTTAGATCCTTCCCTTGTTTTGAATCTTTTCCTGCCTATTCTAATCTTCGATGCTGGTATTAATACGGATATTAGCCGTCTACGCAGCACGTTTAAACCAATCGCCCTCTTAGCTGTCCCTGGGGCTATATTTTCTGGTGCTATTATTGCCCTGATCTTGAAATTCGGGTTGGAACTGACCTGGATACCTGCTTTATTTGTCGGAGTAATTCTGGCAAACACTGATACAGTTTCCATGATTGCTGTTTTTAAGGAGATACCAGTACCCTCAAGACTTTCTACAATTGTGGAAGGAGAAACCCTATTTAATGATGCTGCTGCCTTAGTTGCCTTCAATCTAATTTTACAAGTATATTCGACAGGTTCACTGACAGTAGTGGAAGGAATTCAACAACTGCTATTTATCGCTTTAGGAGGCTGCCTTGTGGGGTTAATCTTCGGCTACTTGAGTATACCTATATTTTACCGTTTAGACGATCCTCTAAGCAGTCTGCTGTTGACAGTTGCGGTAGCCTTGGGAACTTTTCAGGTAGGGCAATTCATAGGCGTATCAGGTGCTGTATCTGTAGTTGTAGCTGGATTAATTTTTGGTAATTTTGGGCTTACTAGTAATATTTCCGCTTCTAGTCGTATCACCCTACTAAGTTTTTGGGAATATGCCAGTTTTACTGTCAACACATTTATTTTTCTGTTGATTGGTGTCGAAATAAACCTGCTAACGCTCTGGATGACTTTACCTGCAATTCTACTTGCAGTTTTGGCATATCAAGTCGGGCGAGTTCTTACAGTCTATCCTCTGTTAGCTATGGTGCGTTGGTTTGACCGTCCAATTCCGCTTCGCTGGCAACATTTACTTTTTTTAGGTAACATCAAAGGCTCACTCTCAATGGCTCTGGCATTAAGTTTACCTGCCACATTGCCAGGACGAGAAAGTCTCATTACTTTAGTTTTCGGCAGTGTTCTAATCTCATTAGTAGGTCAGGGATTAAGTTTACCTTGGGTAGTCAAACGCCTAAAATTATCTAAGTTTTCAGCGACCCAGCAGCAGGTTGAGGAGTTACAAGCCCAATTAATCACCGCTAAGGCAGCGCAGGATGAATTGGACAGCCTTTTAAAGTCAGGAGTGTTACCAAAAGCTGTATATGAACAGATGCGTTCAGCTTACCAAGTGCAAATTGCTGGAGCAGAAAAAACATTGCGAGAATTGTATAATCGGCGTAGAGATGAATTTGATATTAAAGGTGGCGAACACAAGAAACTTGATGCTATTCGTCGTCGATTACTGCTGGCGGAGAAAGCTGCACTTAATGAAGCCATGCGTAAGCAAATTCTTTCAGAAGAAATTGCACGTGTCAGACTGAAAAAAATTGATCAGCAGTTGCTGAAACTAGAAGATGATTGA